The Mammaliicoccus sciuri genome window below encodes:
- a CDS encoding phage tail spike protein produces the protein MIHVLDFNSKIIDFISSDDIAVTRAEYTRNKQDKSELLNIEILSERAEHFKKRNRVIIQDKTNAYREFIINRIEESGDILEVECDPSYVEDIGKAKPIPAGKFTKMTVNEALSETLKDSGWEVGLCEYGGIKSMSWTSVRTPYEMISQLTTTYKLEPDYEIEIDGNEVVKRKVNMLEPKPLFKGKEIVYGKDLISMKRTVDMTEVKTALFAFGPEKDDGTRISTVVVDDEAQQQFNLPKRYLWGIYEPESDDQDMTIERLTTLTKTELNKRNSAALSYEIEAFDLEEDYPHEIIRFGDIIRIKNTDFTPSLYAESEVIGFTHELISGELTWTFGNIVEYEEDDLLKYFRSRLKDIEKKFNDDINNVSSIITDRIDEEVERLQRKLHRGPTPPDNPEEGDFWFDTSNPNVAVLREFVNGEWKHASAHDVEQIGGLSREVIIYRQLLEATHSMSAEIANQMERTNVALSSEYLVDLDVKGKLQKALSDMLAKLQIVKNYMDSMTEETATIGRLMEWQSALVDLRNDFYYLIVALIEAEKAIQERLKYLQSQYTEEKFNEAMQNVADKFGFEYTEDGFLVGEGSLISGAIQALREDTEEQFKQVVKSVDYETDKKGIVERLNSADSAREQLDKLIKDRVTLTKYNKMKIGTRNLLLNSKERSDLFGSSRHRRIVYHLTEPLKVGQEYTLTFDMEVTSGDNFGKTTVLPYEPSNGSIYITIDNSTHNKLTFVANVPSTLLLIYSAVSSTPENDTTEIKVTDAMLVEGNKIGDYSQAPKEQEERLETMETSIEQNGIDIKLKASEEEFNKTKQTLSKTLSEVLINTTTGVTLSYDDNGNVNDLNVGPGGVKINANVFEINDGDVIVKDGVTTIKDAYIDKLFSKQATINYLNSVDITAKRIEAKDNKASVNIENGTITMTRADGHKLDMGINGIEMLNPDGSKRFSMDRLLVTSAALGTSNSNVYLAAQQGFEVRAVDITQIPSDGAWDSYRYVPIRADSFIGNKVMTNGGTNLYLGSDAEVRVTSRGGYNGTDTIYRDVRALGFYGNYLDSNYVTAGQNIYIRPDRGSEVRFTVRGTTDSYVDIRGGTGWLASVSHRDSNARFYIGSDNGVRITGRSLYNGGDIIWRDLAANGLYANFLEINPNTNASNLYLRANNEVRITKRNSTNSYIPIRAASATWTSSERYKYDIENWDIDVLEHLVDRVQLYSYKLYSEMEEDSQRVRHGVVLERETPDEWKNGDGVDSYEMTAWCLKAIQELTKKVRALETELEAKL, from the coding sequence TTGATCCATGTATTAGATTTTAATAGTAAAATAATTGATTTTATTAGCAGTGATGATATTGCTGTGACTAGAGCTGAATACACGAGAAACAAACAAGACAAAAGTGAACTTTTAAATATAGAAATCTTAAGTGAGAGAGCTGAACACTTTAAAAAGCGTAATCGTGTCATCATACAAGATAAAACCAATGCGTATCGAGAGTTCATTATCAACAGAATTGAAGAAAGTGGCGATATATTAGAAGTTGAATGTGACCCTTCTTATGTAGAAGATATCGGAAAAGCTAAGCCAATACCCGCTGGTAAGTTTACGAAAATGACTGTAAACGAGGCCCTTTCAGAAACGTTAAAAGATTCAGGTTGGGAAGTTGGTCTTTGTGAATATGGCGGAATTAAATCGATGTCATGGACGTCAGTAAGAACACCATATGAAATGATAAGCCAATTAACCACAACTTATAAATTAGAGCCAGATTATGAAATAGAGATTGATGGTAATGAAGTTGTTAAAAGAAAAGTAAATATGCTTGAACCAAAGCCATTATTTAAAGGTAAGGAGATCGTATATGGTAAAGATTTAATTTCTATGAAACGTACGGTTGATATGACAGAGGTTAAAACTGCCTTATTTGCTTTTGGGCCTGAAAAAGATGACGGAACACGTATCAGTACAGTTGTAGTAGATGATGAAGCACAACAACAATTCAATTTACCAAAGCGTTATTTATGGGGTATCTATGAACCTGAATCAGATGACCAAGATATGACAATTGAAAGATTGACGACACTTACAAAAACAGAACTAAATAAACGTAACAGTGCAGCTTTAAGTTATGAAATAGAAGCGTTTGATTTAGAAGAAGACTATCCACATGAAATTATAAGGTTTGGAGATATTATCAGAATTAAGAATACTGATTTCACACCTAGTTTATATGCTGAAAGTGAAGTGATTGGCTTCACACATGAATTGATATCAGGGGAGTTAACTTGGACGTTTGGCAATATCGTTGAGTATGAAGAAGATGATTTACTTAAATATTTTAGAAGTCGTCTAAAAGATATAGAGAAGAAATTTAATGACGATATAAACAATGTTAGCTCAATCATTACAGATCGTATTGATGAAGAAGTTGAACGTCTACAAAGGAAACTACATCGTGGGCCAACACCACCTGATAATCCTGAAGAAGGTGATTTTTGGTTTGACACATCAAATCCAAATGTAGCTGTTTTAAGAGAGTTTGTAAATGGCGAATGGAAACATGCTTCGGCACATGATGTGGAGCAAATCGGTGGTTTAAGCAGAGAAGTCATTATTTATAGACAATTATTAGAAGCTACACATTCAATGAGTGCTGAAATAGCTAATCAGATGGAAAGAACTAATGTTGCATTAAGCTCAGAGTATCTCGTTGATTTAGATGTTAAAGGTAAATTGCAAAAAGCTTTAAGTGATATGCTGGCGAAATTACAAATCGTTAAAAATTACATGGATAGCATGACTGAAGAAACTGCCACTATTGGTAGACTAATGGAATGGCAAAGCGCATTAGTAGACTTGAGAAATGACTTTTATTATCTAATCGTGGCGCTAATCGAAGCAGAGAAAGCTATTCAAGAACGTTTGAAATACTTACAATCACAATACACAGAAGAAAAATTCAATGAAGCCATGCAAAATGTAGCTGATAAATTTGGGTTTGAATATACAGAAGATGGTTTTCTTGTTGGAGAGGGTTCTTTAATCAGCGGTGCTATTCAAGCATTACGAGAAGATACCGAAGAACAATTTAAACAAGTAGTGAAAAGTGTTGATTATGAAACAGATAAGAAAGGTATTGTTGAACGTTTAAATAGTGCAGATAGCGCAAGAGAACAATTAGATAAATTGATAAAAGACCGTGTGACTTTGACCAAATACAACAAGATGAAAATAGGTACACGTAACTTATTATTGAATAGTAAAGAACGTTCGGATTTATTTGGAAGTTCCAGGCATAGAAGAATTGTTTACCATTTAACAGAGCCTTTAAAAGTTGGGCAAGAGTATACATTAACATTCGATATGGAAGTTACAAGTGGAGATAATTTTGGGAAAACAACTGTATTGCCATATGAACCGAGTAATGGATCAATATATATAACAATTGATAATAGCACCCATAATAAACTTACTTTTGTAGCAAATGTTCCAAGTACACTTTTATTGATTTATTCAGCGGTTAGTTCAACACCAGAGAATGACACAACTGAAATTAAAGTTACAGACGCAATGCTAGTTGAAGGGAATAAGATTGGCGATTATTCACAGGCACCAAAAGAACAAGAAGAACGTCTTGAAACAATGGAAACGAGCATAGAACAAAATGGTATAGACATTAAATTAAAAGCTAGTGAAGAAGAATTTAATAAAACTAAACAAACTTTATCAAAGACTTTATCAGAAGTATTAATCAATACTACTACCGGTGTTACATTATCTTATGATGACAATGGGAATGTGAATGATTTAAATGTTGGACCAGGTGGCGTTAAAATTAATGCCAATGTATTTGAAATTAATGATGGAGATGTCATTGTTAAAGATGGTGTCACAACAATTAAGGACGCTTATATAGATAAACTATTCTCTAAACAAGCGACTATCAATTATTTAAACAGTGTTGATATTACCGCAAAACGTATTGAGGCGAAAGACAATAAAGCGTCAGTAAATATTGAAAATGGCACTATAACTATGACTAGAGCAGATGGTCATAAACTTGATATGGGTATCAATGGTATTGAGATGTTAAACCCCGATGGGTCTAAACGTTTTAGTATGGATAGATTATTGGTTACAAGTGCAGCATTAGGAACATCTAATTCCAATGTGTATTTAGCAGCTCAACAAGGCTTTGAAGTTCGAGCAGTTGACATTACACAAATACCAAGTGACGGTGCATGGGATAGTTATCGCTATGTACCCATTAGAGCAGATAGTTTTATAGGTAATAAGGTTATGACTAATGGAGGTACTAATCTTTACTTGGGCAGTGATGCAGAAGTACGTGTGACATCTCGTGGTGGATATAATGGTACAGATACGATTTATAGAGATGTTAGAGCATTAGGTTTTTATGGTAATTATTTAGATTCAAACTATGTCACAGCGGGCCAAAATATTTATATTCGACCTGACAGAGGCTCAGAGGTGAGGTTTACTGTTAGAGGTACGACAGATAGCTATGTTGATATAAGAGGTGGTACGGGTTGGCTAGCATCAGTATCTCATCGAGATTCAAACGCTCGCTTTTATATCGGAAGTGATAATGGCGTTAGAATCACTGGACGTTCTCTATATAATGGTGGGGATATTATTTGGCGCGACTTAGCTGCCAATGGACTATATGCAAATTTCTTGGAAATCAATCCGAATACAAACGCCTCTAATTTATATTTAAGAGCGAATAACGAAGTCCGTATTACAAAGCGGAATTCCACTAATTCATATATACCTATTAGAGCAGCAAGTGCAACGTGGACGTCCTCTGAACGTTATAAATATGATATTGAGAATTGGGATATAGATGTATTAGAACATTTGGTTGATCGAGTGCAATTATATAGTTATAAGCTATATTCAGAAATGGAAGAAGACAGTCAACGAGTTAGGCATGGTGTTGTCTTAGAAAGAGAAACGCCAGACGAATGGAAAAACGGAGACGGTGTCGATTCTTATGAAATGACGGCATGGTGTCTTAAAGCTATACAAGAATTAACTAAAAAAGTCCGTGCATTAGAAACGGAATTGGAGGCAAAATTATGA